A region from the Nilaparvata lugens isolate BPH unplaced genomic scaffold, ASM1435652v1 scaffold1920, whole genome shotgun sequence genome encodes:
- the LOC111058423 gene encoding uncharacterized protein LOC111058423 isoform X2: METLIVSAYPADLRHRFRIKEAVKKPAKEEEKTPTEVEKSSKEETRGEATYAYTDEVSDFVKKCQVKVFYSPDFRFTRRKHYFTSFYKRLNKKAEDNRLELERSRTEATNGSFVTLEDKLKVLEDMMLTVTAEELKVVESKMEREKEVKVGEEVNEGESRVKSTILDKDGFSGTKNCSDGKGKNSLMWKRLKELLEENNAPKTWADIKITSQKHPIDPSCYGKEVIRKIIHKKKPKRRLKVPFTRGSRLPQRLSRELYEQISSSESSQNVGIEKQPSQNDEKSSQNVGMILNIGRQRPLYHEQFEYLQSFENANFISADWAKLAASAVQPSPTSCKVSRLLIPVLCDKLVKLIECQDELKKFDKNVEYGMERLDMDGEEEEEERKEEEEEEATKRSRIDPAKEYKTDLIRQVEASVEHELSNPPIRDCFVKLVNAKLDQLQKPSPIVNDSDETSENPTPIVNNSDETYIEEICSLPKFNLKVPEHVTRPPLYKIGSTNDVGPSKCKKRKIEESEMVNSSPLSSIVRTEDLNGLKLGSLSSNSDLPAVQQKHVLLNNNSSHNSKVVPDAQKRIKTLKPVLTPRNIDQQPTIPSPDKDGSPKRIKTLQPALPSPGQDGSPKRIKTLQPALPSPGQDGSPKRIKTLQPALPSLGKDGSPKRIKTLLPVLTPRNVDQQPAIPSPDKHDKDGILLPVLSTVNVCSNLAIPEAAPVAKRLKSMEPEPKLAIKIHSVVSLSGGTINPFENNSPQKTNGLVVPTEVRFKEIAGDFEKTTYNNKDVVSRSQYEFGIHILKRDSFSEMVYIPYAYDMKHNEDGYFGMYFHRGTPDTVMVGPFQTNEDPQIFVHRGRNPVCVTLANKWCEDKDFLDTFWNCHNKVLLKHIVKYAYANRAYVYKTRKPQPKFINIIRRSLNVSNHQTLNSTRNLCAEPAPPVELESTESKKVDVDPVEDGENNRVRSLKPAPPVELESTESKKVDVDPVEDGENNRVRSLKPAPPVELESTESKKVDVDPVEDGENNRVRSLKPAPPVELESTESKKLMSIQLKMVKTIESDL; this comes from the exons ATGGAGACATTAATTGTTTCTGCATATCCTGCAGATCTGCGTCATCGGTTCAGAATCAAGGAGGCGGTGAAGAAGCCagcgaaggaggaggagaagacaCCAACGGAGGTGGAGAAGTCATCGAAGGAGGAGACGCGAGGAGAAGCAACATATGCCTACACAGACGAAGTATCagattttgtaaaaaaatgtcaagttaagGTCTTTTATTCCCCTGATTTTAGATTTACCAGGAGGAAGCACTATTTTACTTCATTCTACAAACGTTTAAATAAAAAAGCAGAAGATAATCGGCTTGAACTTGAAAGAAGTCGTACTGAAGCAACCAATGGAAGCTTTGTCACTCTCGAAGACAAACTGAAGGTATTGGAGGATATGATGCTCACAGTTACTGCCGAGGAACTCAAGGTGGTTGAATCaaagatggagagagagaaggaagtGAAGGTTGGTGAGGAGGTGAATGAGGGAGAGAGTAGAGTTAAATCCACCATTTTGGATAAAGATGGATTTAGTGGTACAAAGAACTGCTCTGATGGAAAAGGAAAGAATTCTTTGATGTGGAAGCGATTGAAAGAACTACTTGAAGAGAACAATGCTCCAAAAACGTGGGCTGATATCAAAATCACCAGCCAAAAACATCCCATAGATCCTAGCTGTTATGGAAAAGAAGTGATTCGGAAGATTATCCATAAAAAGAAGCCTAAAAGGCGTCTGAAGGTTCCATTCACACGTGGTAGCAGACTTCCACAACGTTTGTCTCGAGAATTGTATGAGCAGATCTCTTCATCGGA GTCATCCCAGAACGTGGGCATTGAGAAACAGCCATCCCAGAACGATGAAAAGTCATCCCAGAACGTGGGCATGATATTGAACATTGGCCGGCAAAGACCCCTCTACCATGAGCAGTTTGAATATTTGCAAAGTTTTGAGAACGCCAACTTCATCAGTGCGGACTGGGCGAAACTGGCCGCTTCCGCCGTGCAGCCCTCACCAACCTCCTGCAAGGTGTCCCGTTTACTAATCCCAGTGCTATGTGACAAGCTGGTCAAACTGATCGAGTGTCAAGATGAGTTGAAAAAGTTCGACAAGAATGTGGAGTATGGAATGGAGAGGCTTGACATGGAtggtgaggaagaggaggaagagaggaaggaagaggaggaggaggaggccaCAAAGCGTAGTAGAATAGACCCCGCCAAAGAGTACAAGACTGACTTGATCAGGCAGGTGGAAGCAAGTGTAGAACACGAGCTGTCCAATCCACCTATCAGAGATTGCTTTGTGAAACTAGTCAACGCTAAATTAGACCAACTTCAAAAACCGAGTCCAATTGTAAATGATTCAGATGAAACCTCTGAAAACCCGACTCCAATTGTAAATAATTCTGATGAAACCTACATAGAAGAAATTTGTAGTTTACCTAAGTTTAATCTAAAGGTTCCAGAACATGTGACACGACCACCTCTTTATAAAATTGGAAGCACCAATGATGTGGGTCCTTCAAAATGCAAGAAGAGGAAAATTGAGGAGAGTGAAATGGTTAATTCCAGCCCATTGTCAAGCATTGTTAGAACCGAAGATTTGAACGGTTTGAAACTGGGATCACTTTCGAGTAACTCAGATTTGCCAGCAGTGCAACAGAAACACGTTTTGTTGAACAATAACTCATCTCATAACTCCAAAGTCGTACCTGACGCTCAGAAGCGCATTAAAACATTGAAACCTGTACTTACCCCAAGAAACATTGATCAGCAACCAACAATACCCTCCCCTGACAAAGACGGATCTCCTAAACGTATTAAAACTCTGCAACCAGCGTTACCCTCTCCTGGCCAAGACGGATCTCCAAAACGTATTAAAACTCTGCAACCAGCGTTACCCTCTCCTGGCCAAGACGGATCTCCAAAACGTATTAAAACTCTGCAACCAGCGTTACCCTCTCTTGGCAAAGACGGATCTCCAAAACGTATTAAAACTCTGCTACCGGTACTAACCCCAAGAAACGTTGATCAGCAACCAGCAATACCCTCCCCTGACAAACATGACAAAGATGGAATTCTGCTACCTGTACTCAGCACCGTTAATGTATGTTCTAATTTAGCCATACCTGAAGCTGCTCCGGTTGCTAAACGTTTGAAAAGCATGGAGCCTGAACCCAAGCTGGCTATAAAAATTCATAGTGTGGTTTCACTCAGTGGCGGCACAATAAATCCATTCGAGAACAACTCTCCACAAAAAACAAATGGGCTGGTTGTACCGACTGAAGTTCGGTTCAAGGAAATTGCGGGCGACTTTGAAAAGACAACTTACAATAACAAAGATGTTGTGAGTCGCTCGCAGTATGAGTTTGGCATTCACATtctgaaaagggacagtttcaGTGAAATGGTGTATATACCGTATGCGTATGACATGAAGCACAACGAGGATGGGTATTTCGGCATGTATTTTCATCGTGGCACACCCGACACTGTGATGGTGGGACCGTTTCAAACGAACGAAGACCCCCAGATATTCGTACACCGgggtcgcaatccagtgtgtgTCACACTGGCCAACAAATGGTGTGAGGACAAAGATTTCCTTGACACGTTTTGGAACTGCCACAACAAAGTCCTTTTGAAACATATCGTGAAATATGCCTATGCAAATCGTGCCTATGTCTACAAGACACGGAAGCCACAACCTAAATTTATAAACATCATCAGGAGATCGCTGAATGTTTCCAATCATCAGACCTTGAATTCTACAAGAAACTTGTGTGCCGAACCAGCTCCACCGGTTGAACTAGAAAGTACAGAGTCAAAGAAAGTTGATGTCGATCCAGTTGAAGATGGTGAAAACAATCGAGTCAGATCTTTGAAACCAGCTCCACCGGTTGAACTAGAAAGTACGGAGTCAAAGAAAGTTGATGTCGATCCAGTTGAAGATGGTGAAAACAATCGAGTCAGATCTTTGAAACCAGCTCCACCGGTTGAACTAGAAAGTACGGAGTCAAAGAAAGTTGATGTCGATCCAGTTGAAGATGGTGAAAACAATCGAGTCAGATCTTTGAAACCAGCTCCACCGGTTGAACTAGAAAGTACGGAGTCAAAGAAGTTGATGTCGATCCAGTTGAAGATGGTGAAAACAATCGAGTCAGATCTTTGA
- the LOC111058423 gene encoding uncharacterized protein LOC111058423 isoform X1, giving the protein METLIVSAYPADLRHRFRIKEAVKKPAKEEEKTPTEVEKSSKEETRGEATYAYTDEVSDFVKKCQVKVFYSPDFRFTRRKHYFTSFYKRLNKKAEDNRLELERSRTEATNGSFVTLEDKLKVLEDMMLTVTAEELKVVESKMEREKEVKVGEEVNEGESRVKSTILDKDGFSGTKNCSDGKGKNSLMWKRLKELLEENNAPKTWADIKITSQKHPIDPSCYGKEVIRKIIHKKKPKRRLKVPFTRGSRLPQRLSRELYEQISSSESSQNVGIKKHASQNDEKSSQNVGIEKQPSQNDEKSSQNVGMILNIGRQRPLYHEQFEYLQSFENANFISADWAKLAASAVQPSPTSCKVSRLLIPVLCDKLVKLIECQDELKKFDKNVEYGMERLDMDGEEEEEERKEEEEEEATKRSRIDPAKEYKTDLIRQVEASVEHELSNPPIRDCFVKLVNAKLDQLQKPSPIVNDSDETSENPTPIVNNSDETYIEEICSLPKFNLKVPEHVTRPPLYKIGSTNDVGPSKCKKRKIEESEMVNSSPLSSIVRTEDLNGLKLGSLSSNSDLPAVQQKHVLLNNNSSHNSKVVPDAQKRIKTLKPVLTPRNIDQQPTIPSPDKDGSPKRIKTLQPALPSPGQDGSPKRIKTLQPALPSPGQDGSPKRIKTLQPALPSLGKDGSPKRIKTLLPVLTPRNVDQQPAIPSPDKHDKDGILLPVLSTVNVCSNLAIPEAAPVAKRLKSMEPEPKLAIKIHSVVSLSGGTINPFENNSPQKTNGLVVPTEVRFKEIAGDFEKTTYNNKDVVSRSQYEFGIHILKRDSFSEMVYIPYAYDMKHNEDGYFGMYFHRGTPDTVMVGPFQTNEDPQIFVHRGRNPVCVTLANKWCEDKDFLDTFWNCHNKVLLKHIVKYAYANRAYVYKTRKPQPKFINIIRRSLNVSNHQTLNSTRNLCAEPAPPVELESTESKKVDVDPVEDGENNRVRSLKPAPPVELESTESKKVDVDPVEDGENNRVRSLKPAPPVELESTESKKVDVDPVEDGENNRVRSLKPAPPVELESTESKKLMSIQLKMVKTIESDL; this is encoded by the coding sequence ATGGAGACATTAATTGTTTCTGCATATCCTGCAGATCTGCGTCATCGGTTCAGAATCAAGGAGGCGGTGAAGAAGCCagcgaaggaggaggagaagacaCCAACGGAGGTGGAGAAGTCATCGAAGGAGGAGACGCGAGGAGAAGCAACATATGCCTACACAGACGAAGTATCagattttgtaaaaaaatgtcaagttaagGTCTTTTATTCCCCTGATTTTAGATTTACCAGGAGGAAGCACTATTTTACTTCATTCTACAAACGTTTAAATAAAAAAGCAGAAGATAATCGGCTTGAACTTGAAAGAAGTCGTACTGAAGCAACCAATGGAAGCTTTGTCACTCTCGAAGACAAACTGAAGGTATTGGAGGATATGATGCTCACAGTTACTGCCGAGGAACTCAAGGTGGTTGAATCaaagatggagagagagaaggaagtGAAGGTTGGTGAGGAGGTGAATGAGGGAGAGAGTAGAGTTAAATCCACCATTTTGGATAAAGATGGATTTAGTGGTACAAAGAACTGCTCTGATGGAAAAGGAAAGAATTCTTTGATGTGGAAGCGATTGAAAGAACTACTTGAAGAGAACAATGCTCCAAAAACGTGGGCTGATATCAAAATCACCAGCCAAAAACATCCCATAGATCCTAGCTGTTATGGAAAAGAAGTGATTCGGAAGATTATCCATAAAAAGAAGCCTAAAAGGCGTCTGAAGGTTCCATTCACACGTGGTAGCAGACTTCCACAACGTTTGTCTCGAGAATTGTATGAGCAGATCTCTTCATCGGAGTCATCCCAGAACGTGGGAATTAAGAAACATGCATCCCAGAACGATGAAAAGTCATCCCAGAACGTGGGCATTGAGAAACAGCCATCCCAGAACGATGAAAAGTCATCCCAGAACGTGGGCATGATATTGAACATTGGCCGGCAAAGACCCCTCTACCATGAGCAGTTTGAATATTTGCAAAGTTTTGAGAACGCCAACTTCATCAGTGCGGACTGGGCGAAACTGGCCGCTTCCGCCGTGCAGCCCTCACCAACCTCCTGCAAGGTGTCCCGTTTACTAATCCCAGTGCTATGTGACAAGCTGGTCAAACTGATCGAGTGTCAAGATGAGTTGAAAAAGTTCGACAAGAATGTGGAGTATGGAATGGAGAGGCTTGACATGGAtggtgaggaagaggaggaagagaggaaggaagaggaggaggaggaggccaCAAAGCGTAGTAGAATAGACCCCGCCAAAGAGTACAAGACTGACTTGATCAGGCAGGTGGAAGCAAGTGTAGAACACGAGCTGTCCAATCCACCTATCAGAGATTGCTTTGTGAAACTAGTCAACGCTAAATTAGACCAACTTCAAAAACCGAGTCCAATTGTAAATGATTCAGATGAAACCTCTGAAAACCCGACTCCAATTGTAAATAATTCTGATGAAACCTACATAGAAGAAATTTGTAGTTTACCTAAGTTTAATCTAAAGGTTCCAGAACATGTGACACGACCACCTCTTTATAAAATTGGAAGCACCAATGATGTGGGTCCTTCAAAATGCAAGAAGAGGAAAATTGAGGAGAGTGAAATGGTTAATTCCAGCCCATTGTCAAGCATTGTTAGAACCGAAGATTTGAACGGTTTGAAACTGGGATCACTTTCGAGTAACTCAGATTTGCCAGCAGTGCAACAGAAACACGTTTTGTTGAACAATAACTCATCTCATAACTCCAAAGTCGTACCTGACGCTCAGAAGCGCATTAAAACATTGAAACCTGTACTTACCCCAAGAAACATTGATCAGCAACCAACAATACCCTCCCCTGACAAAGACGGATCTCCTAAACGTATTAAAACTCTGCAACCAGCGTTACCCTCTCCTGGCCAAGACGGATCTCCAAAACGTATTAAAACTCTGCAACCAGCGTTACCCTCTCCTGGCCAAGACGGATCTCCAAAACGTATTAAAACTCTGCAACCAGCGTTACCCTCTCTTGGCAAAGACGGATCTCCAAAACGTATTAAAACTCTGCTACCGGTACTAACCCCAAGAAACGTTGATCAGCAACCAGCAATACCCTCCCCTGACAAACATGACAAAGATGGAATTCTGCTACCTGTACTCAGCACCGTTAATGTATGTTCTAATTTAGCCATACCTGAAGCTGCTCCGGTTGCTAAACGTTTGAAAAGCATGGAGCCTGAACCCAAGCTGGCTATAAAAATTCATAGTGTGGTTTCACTCAGTGGCGGCACAATAAATCCATTCGAGAACAACTCTCCACAAAAAACAAATGGGCTGGTTGTACCGACTGAAGTTCGGTTCAAGGAAATTGCGGGCGACTTTGAAAAGACAACTTACAATAACAAAGATGTTGTGAGTCGCTCGCAGTATGAGTTTGGCATTCACATtctgaaaagggacagtttcaGTGAAATGGTGTATATACCGTATGCGTATGACATGAAGCACAACGAGGATGGGTATTTCGGCATGTATTTTCATCGTGGCACACCCGACACTGTGATGGTGGGACCGTTTCAAACGAACGAAGACCCCCAGATATTCGTACACCGgggtcgcaatccagtgtgtgTCACACTGGCCAACAAATGGTGTGAGGACAAAGATTTCCTTGACACGTTTTGGAACTGCCACAACAAAGTCCTTTTGAAACATATCGTGAAATATGCCTATGCAAATCGTGCCTATGTCTACAAGACACGGAAGCCACAACCTAAATTTATAAACATCATCAGGAGATCGCTGAATGTTTCCAATCATCAGACCTTGAATTCTACAAGAAACTTGTGTGCCGAACCAGCTCCACCGGTTGAACTAGAAAGTACAGAGTCAAAGAAAGTTGATGTCGATCCAGTTGAAGATGGTGAAAACAATCGAGTCAGATCTTTGAAACCAGCTCCACCGGTTGAACTAGAAAGTACGGAGTCAAAGAAAGTTGATGTCGATCCAGTTGAAGATGGTGAAAACAATCGAGTCAGATCTTTGAAACCAGCTCCACCGGTTGAACTAGAAAGTACGGAGTCAAAGAAAGTTGATGTCGATCCAGTTGAAGATGGTGAAAACAATCGAGTCAGATCTTTGAAACCAGCTCCACCGGTTGAACTAGAAAGTACGGAGTCAAAGAAGTTGATGTCGATCCAGTTGAAGATGGTGAAAACAATCGAGTCAGATCTTTGA
- the LOC111058423 gene encoding uncharacterized protein LOC111058423 isoform X3 codes for METLIVSAYPADLRHRFRIKEAVKKPAKEEEKTPTEVEKSSKEETRGEATYAYTDEVSDFVKKCQVKVFYSPDFRFTRRKHYFTSFYKRLNKKAEDNRLELERSRTEATNGSFVTLEDKLKVLEDMMLTVTAEELKVVESKMEREKEVKVGEEVNEGESRVKSTILDKDGFSGTKNCSDGKGKNSLMWKRLKELLEENNAPKTWADIKITSQKHPIDPSCYGKEVIRKIIHKKKPKRRLKVPFTRGSRLPQRLSRELYEQISSSESSQNVGIKKHSSQNVGMILNIGRQRPLYHEQFEYLQSFENANFISADWAKLAASAVQPSPTSCKVSRLLIPVLCDKLVKLIECQDELKKFDKNVEYGMERLDMDGEEEEEERKEEEEEEATKRSRIDPAKEYKTDLIRQVEASVEHELSNPPIRDCFVKLVNAKLDQLQKPSPIVNDSDETSENPTPIVNNSDETYIEEICSLPKFNLKVPEHVTRPPLYKIGSTNDVGPSKCKKRKIEESEMVNSSPLSSIVRTEDLNGLKLGSLSSNSDLPAVQQKHVLLNNNSSHNSKVVPDAQKRIKTLKPVLTPRNIDQQPTIPSPDKDGSPKRIKTLQPALPSPGQDGSPKRIKTLQPALPSPGQDGSPKRIKTLQPALPSLGKDGSPKRIKTLLPVLTPRNVDQQPAIPSPDKHDKDGILLPVLSTVNVCSNLAIPEAAPVAKRLKSMEPEPKLAIKIHSVVSLSGGTINPFENNSPQKTNGLVVPTEVRFKEIAGDFEKTTYNNKDVVSRSQYEFGIHILKRDSFSEMVYIPYAYDMKHNEDGYFGMYFHRGTPDTVMVGPFQTNEDPQIFVHRGRNPVCVTLANKWCEDKDFLDTFWNCHNKVLLKHIVKYAYANRAYVYKTRKPQPKFINIIRRSLNVSNHQTLNSTRNLCAEPAPPVELESTESKKVDVDPVEDGENNRVRSLKPAPPVELESTESKKVDVDPVEDGENNRVRSLKPAPPVELESTESKKVDVDPVEDGENNRVRSLKPAPPVELESTESKKLMSIQLKMVKTIESDL; via the exons ATGGAGACATTAATTGTTTCTGCATATCCTGCAGATCTGCGTCATCGGTTCAGAATCAAGGAGGCGGTGAAGAAGCCagcgaaggaggaggagaagacaCCAACGGAGGTGGAGAAGTCATCGAAGGAGGAGACGCGAGGAGAAGCAACATATGCCTACACAGACGAAGTATCagattttgtaaaaaaatgtcaagttaagGTCTTTTATTCCCCTGATTTTAGATTTACCAGGAGGAAGCACTATTTTACTTCATTCTACAAACGTTTAAATAAAAAAGCAGAAGATAATCGGCTTGAACTTGAAAGAAGTCGTACTGAAGCAACCAATGGAAGCTTTGTCACTCTCGAAGACAAACTGAAGGTATTGGAGGATATGATGCTCACAGTTACTGCCGAGGAACTCAAGGTGGTTGAATCaaagatggagagagagaaggaagtGAAGGTTGGTGAGGAGGTGAATGAGGGAGAGAGTAGAGTTAAATCCACCATTTTGGATAAAGATGGATTTAGTGGTACAAAGAACTGCTCTGATGGAAAAGGAAAGAATTCTTTGATGTGGAAGCGATTGAAAGAACTACTTGAAGAGAACAATGCTCCAAAAACGTGGGCTGATATCAAAATCACCAGCCAAAAACATCCCATAGATCCTAGCTGTTATGGAAAAGAAGTGATTCGGAAGATTATCCATAAAAAGAAGCCTAAAAGGCGTCTGAAGGTTCCATTCACACGTGGTAGCAGACTTCCACAACGTTTGTCTCGAGAATTGTATGAGCAGATCTCTTCATCGGAGTCATCCCAGAACGTGGGAATTAAGAAACAT TCATCCCAGAACGTGGGCATGATATTGAACATTGGCCGGCAAAGACCCCTCTACCATGAGCAGTTTGAATATTTGCAAAGTTTTGAGAACGCCAACTTCATCAGTGCGGACTGGGCGAAACTGGCCGCTTCCGCCGTGCAGCCCTCACCAACCTCCTGCAAGGTGTCCCGTTTACTAATCCCAGTGCTATGTGACAAGCTGGTCAAACTGATCGAGTGTCAAGATGAGTTGAAAAAGTTCGACAAGAATGTGGAGTATGGAATGGAGAGGCTTGACATGGAtggtgaggaagaggaggaagagaggaaggaagaggaggaggaggaggccaCAAAGCGTAGTAGAATAGACCCCGCCAAAGAGTACAAGACTGACTTGATCAGGCAGGTGGAAGCAAGTGTAGAACACGAGCTGTCCAATCCACCTATCAGAGATTGCTTTGTGAAACTAGTCAACGCTAAATTAGACCAACTTCAAAAACCGAGTCCAATTGTAAATGATTCAGATGAAACCTCTGAAAACCCGACTCCAATTGTAAATAATTCTGATGAAACCTACATAGAAGAAATTTGTAGTTTACCTAAGTTTAATCTAAAGGTTCCAGAACATGTGACACGACCACCTCTTTATAAAATTGGAAGCACCAATGATGTGGGTCCTTCAAAATGCAAGAAGAGGAAAATTGAGGAGAGTGAAATGGTTAATTCCAGCCCATTGTCAAGCATTGTTAGAACCGAAGATTTGAACGGTTTGAAACTGGGATCACTTTCGAGTAACTCAGATTTGCCAGCAGTGCAACAGAAACACGTTTTGTTGAACAATAACTCATCTCATAACTCCAAAGTCGTACCTGACGCTCAGAAGCGCATTAAAACATTGAAACCTGTACTTACCCCAAGAAACATTGATCAGCAACCAACAATACCCTCCCCTGACAAAGACGGATCTCCTAAACGTATTAAAACTCTGCAACCAGCGTTACCCTCTCCTGGCCAAGACGGATCTCCAAAACGTATTAAAACTCTGCAACCAGCGTTACCCTCTCCTGGCCAAGACGGATCTCCAAAACGTATTAAAACTCTGCAACCAGCGTTACCCTCTCTTGGCAAAGACGGATCTCCAAAACGTATTAAAACTCTGCTACCGGTACTAACCCCAAGAAACGTTGATCAGCAACCAGCAATACCCTCCCCTGACAAACATGACAAAGATGGAATTCTGCTACCTGTACTCAGCACCGTTAATGTATGTTCTAATTTAGCCATACCTGAAGCTGCTCCGGTTGCTAAACGTTTGAAAAGCATGGAGCCTGAACCCAAGCTGGCTATAAAAATTCATAGTGTGGTTTCACTCAGTGGCGGCACAATAAATCCATTCGAGAACAACTCTCCACAAAAAACAAATGGGCTGGTTGTACCGACTGAAGTTCGGTTCAAGGAAATTGCGGGCGACTTTGAAAAGACAACTTACAATAACAAAGATGTTGTGAGTCGCTCGCAGTATGAGTTTGGCATTCACATtctgaaaagggacagtttcaGTGAAATGGTGTATATACCGTATGCGTATGACATGAAGCACAACGAGGATGGGTATTTCGGCATGTATTTTCATCGTGGCACACCCGACACTGTGATGGTGGGACCGTTTCAAACGAACGAAGACCCCCAGATATTCGTACACCGgggtcgcaatccagtgtgtgTCACACTGGCCAACAAATGGTGTGAGGACAAAGATTTCCTTGACACGTTTTGGAACTGCCACAACAAAGTCCTTTTGAAACATATCGTGAAATATGCCTATGCAAATCGTGCCTATGTCTACAAGACACGGAAGCCACAACCTAAATTTATAAACATCATCAGGAGATCGCTGAATGTTTCCAATCATCAGACCTTGAATTCTACAAGAAACTTGTGTGCCGAACCAGCTCCACCGGTTGAACTAGAAAGTACAGAGTCAAAGAAAGTTGATGTCGATCCAGTTGAAGATGGTGAAAACAATCGAGTCAGATCTTTGAAACCAGCTCCACCGGTTGAACTAGAAAGTACGGAGTCAAAGAAAGTTGATGTCGATCCAGTTGAAGATGGTGAAAACAATCGAGTCAGATCTTTGAAACCAGCTCCACCGGTTGAACTAGAAAGTACGGAGTCAAAGAAAGTTGATGTCGATCCAGTTGAAGATGGTGAAAACAATCGAGTCAGATCTTTGAAACCAGCTCCACCGGTTGAACTAGAAAGTACGGAGTCAAAGAAGTTGATGTCGATCCAGTTGAAGATGGTGAAAACAATCGAGTCAGATCTTTGA